The Paenibacillus sp. BIC5C1 DNA segment ACTTAAGGGAGGGCTGTTGATTATTCGGGCCACTCTCGTACATTAACTCACCCATAATTACTTTACCGCGCAGATACGTACCTGTTGTCAAAACAACGGCTTTAGCCCGGTACTCTGTGCCCGTCTGAGTAACCACACCTACGCACTGTCCATCTTCAACGATCAGCCGATCAACCATGCCTTGACGCATCGTCAGGTTGCGTTCATTCTCCATCGTTTCTTTCATCGTATGTTGGTAAGAGAATTTATCAGCCTGAGCACGAAGTGCATGCACAGCAGGCCCTTTACCTGTGTTGAGCATTCGCATCTGAATAAAGGTCTTATCGATGTTGCGTCCCATTTCTCCACCAAGTGCATCAATCTCACGGACCACATGTCCTTTTGCCGGTCCCCCAATAGATGGGTTACAAGGCATGAAGGCAACCATATCCAGATTGATTGTAATCATCAGTGTTTTCGAACCCATACGGGCTGCAGCCAGTGCCGATTCCACACCAGCATGTCCTGCCCCAACGACAATTACATCATAACTTCCGCCATCAAAAGCCATTCCAGTTTACCTCCTTTTTGCCGCCGCACGCCTAAATTCATGCAAACGATCAATTTTTTGTAAAATTGACGAAACACACTCCGCACTCAGTGGAATGCATTTCAATCTATATTAAGCCATCAAGTCTATAGGTACTTCAGACATATTCGCGGATTCTTTGACCACCCACAGATGGACTTTATTATCATACTACTTTTCAGCGCCGGTATGTTTATTAGGTGTTATTTTCCGAGGCAGAATTGAGAGAAAATTTGATCAATCAACGCATCATGTGCTGTATCGCCCACGATCTCACCCAGCTGCTCCCATGCCAGACGAACATCGATCTGGATCATATCAATGGGAATCAGCTGCTCTGCCGCTTCATAGGCATCAATAAGCGACTGCTTCGCTTTTTTGAGCAAAGCAATATGACGCACATTGCTGACATACGTCAGGTCAGCCGACTCCAGCTTGCCACTGAAGAACAACGTCGAGATGGCATCTTCCAATCGGTCCACGCCCAGATCATCTTTCACCGACATCGGAACAAGCCGTTCCTCAGGGATATAACGGAGCAGCACTTCGCGGTCCACCTGCGGCGCTAAGTCCATTTTATTCATAATAATAATTGATTGTCTACCGCGGATTTGTTCCAATAATTCAATCTCGTCCTCATGCAATGGCTCCGCAGCATTGATAACCATCAATAACAGATCAGCCTCATTCACAGCAGAACGAGAGCGCTCCACCCCAATCTTCTCCACGACATCCATCGTTTCCCGAATACCTGCCGTATCGAGCAGTTTGAGCGGTATATTGTTAATTGTAACAAATTCCTCAATGACGTCACGCGTTGTACCTGGAATGTCCGTTACAATTGCGCGGTTGTCCTGGGCCAACGTATTGAGCAATGATGACTTCCCTACATTTGGCCGACCTACGATTGCAGTTGTGATGCCTTCACGCAATATCTTGCCTTGCTCTGCTGTCACCAGCAATTTATCAATTTCAGTCATGACCTGACTGGATTTTTCTTTAATAAATTCAGATGTTAGGGACTCTACATCATGCTCAGGATAATCGATATTGACTTCGATGTGAGCAAGCGTCTCCACCAGCGTGTATCTCAGCTCGCGCAGCTTGGACGATAATTTGCCCTCCACCTGCTTGAGTGCAACGGAGAACGCCCGATCGGATTTGGAACGAATGAGATCCATGACCCCTTCCGCCTGGGACAGATCAATCCGTCCATTGAGAAAAGCACGCTTAGTGAACTCCCCAGGTTCGGCGAGGCGAATATCGAGCTGCAACAACAGATCCATTACTCTCTTAACCGACACCACTCCGCCATGGGCGCTAATCTCCACGACATCCTCTGTTGTGAAGGAACGTGGTGCACGCATCACCGTAACCAATACTTCCTCAATCTTCTCGCCAGTCCCCGGATCTACAATATGACCGTAATGAACCGTATGGGATGCTGCCTGTGTTAGTGGGGTTTTGCTGCGAAAAATCTTCTCCGTCTCCGACACCGCATCCGGGCCGCTCACCCGGATTACAGCAATACCCGCTTCTCCGACCGCTGTTGATATCGCTGTAATCGTATCACTAATCATCGTTATCTCTCCTTGCTCTATTTTAAAATTGCGCCCCTCAGGACGCTATATGAATTTCAATA contains these protein-coding regions:
- the mnmE gene encoding tRNA uridine-5-carboxymethylaminomethyl(34) synthesis GTPase MnmE, with translation MISDTITAISTAVGEAGIAVIRVSGPDAVSETEKIFRSKTPLTQAASHTVHYGHIVDPGTGEKIEEVLVTVMRAPRSFTTEDVVEISAHGGVVSVKRVMDLLLQLDIRLAEPGEFTKRAFLNGRIDLSQAEGVMDLIRSKSDRAFSVALKQVEGKLSSKLRELRYTLVETLAHIEVNIDYPEHDVESLTSEFIKEKSSQVMTEIDKLLVTAEQGKILREGITTAIVGRPNVGKSSLLNTLAQDNRAIVTDIPGTTRDVIEEFVTINNIPLKLLDTAGIRETMDVVEKIGVERSRSAVNEADLLLMVINAAEPLHEDEIELLEQIRGRQSIIIMNKMDLAPQVDREVLLRYIPEERLVPMSVKDDLGVDRLEDAISTLFFSGKLESADLTYVSNVRHIALLKKAKQSLIDAYEAAEQLIPIDMIQIDVRLAWEQLGEIVGDTAHDALIDQIFSQFCLGK